The following are from one region of the Myotis daubentonii chromosome 2, mMyoDau2.1, whole genome shotgun sequence genome:
- the NFYB gene encoding nuclear transcription factor Y subunit beta isoform X3: protein MDGDSSTTDASQLGISADYIGGSHYVIQPHDDTEDSMNDHEDTNGSKESFREQDIYLPIANVARIMKNAIPQTGKIAKDAKECVQECVSEFISFITSEASERCHQEKRKTINGEDILFAMSTLGFDSYVEPLKLYLQKFREAMKGEKGIGGAVTTADGLSEELTEEAFTNQLPAGLITADGQQQNVMVYTTSYQQISGVQQIQFS from the exons ATGGATGGTGACAGTTCTACAACAGATGCTTCTCAATTAGGAATTTCTGCAGACTATATTGGAGGAAGTCACTATGTTATACAGCCTCATGATG ataCTGAGGACAGCATGAATGATCATGAAGACACAAATGGTTCAAAAGAAAGTTTCCGAGAACAAGATATATATCTTCCAATTGCAAATGTGGCAAGGATAATGAAAAATGCCATACCTCAGACGGGCAAG atTGCGAAAGATGCCAAAGAATGTGTTCAGGAATGTGTGAGTGAGTTCATCAGCTTTATAACATCGGAGGCCAGTGAAAGATGCCATCAAGAGAAACGGAAGACAATCAATGGCGAAGATATCCTCTTTGCCATGTCCACCTTAGGCTTTGACAGTTATGTAGAACCTCTAAAATTATACCTTCAGAAATTCAGAGAG GCAATGAAAGGGGAGAAAGGAATTGGTGGAGCAGTCACAACTGCAGATGGACTGAGTGAAGAACTCACAGAGGAGGCATTTA CTAACCAGTTACCAGCTGGCTTAATAACTGCAGATGGTCAACAACAAAATGTTATGGTTTACACAACATCATATCAACAG ATTTCTGGTGTTCAACAAATTCAGTTTTCATGA
- the NFYB gene encoding nuclear transcription factor Y subunit beta isoform X2, which translates to MTMDGDSSTTDASQLGISADYIGGSHYVIQPHDDTEDSMNDHEDTNGSKESFREQDIYLPIANVARIMKNAIPQTGKIAKDAKECVQECVSEFISFITSEASERCHQEKRKTINGEDILFAMSTLGFDSYVEPLKLYLQKFREAMKGEKGIGGAVTTADGLSEELTEEAFTNQLPAGLITADGQQQNVMVYTTSYQQISGVQQIQFS; encoded by the exons ATGGATGGTGACAGTTCTACAACAGATGCTTCTCAATTAGGAATTTCTGCAGACTATATTGGAGGAAGTCACTATGTTATACAGCCTCATGATG ataCTGAGGACAGCATGAATGATCATGAAGACACAAATGGTTCAAAAGAAAGTTTCCGAGAACAAGATATATATCTTCCAATTGCAAATGTGGCAAGGATAATGAAAAATGCCATACCTCAGACGGGCAAG atTGCGAAAGATGCCAAAGAATGTGTTCAGGAATGTGTGAGTGAGTTCATCAGCTTTATAACATCGGAGGCCAGTGAAAGATGCCATCAAGAGAAACGGAAGACAATCAATGGCGAAGATATCCTCTTTGCCATGTCCACCTTAGGCTTTGACAGTTATGTAGAACCTCTAAAATTATACCTTCAGAAATTCAGAGAG GCAATGAAAGGGGAGAAAGGAATTGGTGGAGCAGTCACAACTGCAGATGGACTGAGTGAAGAACTCACAGAGGAGGCATTTA CTAACCAGTTACCAGCTGGCTTAATAACTGCAGATGGTCAACAACAAAATGTTATGGTTTACACAACATCATATCAACAG ATTTCTGGTGTTCAACAAATTCAGTTTTCATGA